A window from Streptomyces sp. NBC_00335 encodes these proteins:
- a CDS encoding TerB family tellurite resistance protein, which yields MLPVRGGDGRKLTVWGIRTTWSTVGDGEFFCPDCGGDRNYRRRTGRRRFTVLGVPLLPRGQAGPVVECQGCHERFGTEVLDHLTTTRFSTLLRDAVHTVTLAVLAAGGTASRSALEAAVGAVRSAGFQDCTEEQLESLVDGLAAEEGRLGLYDGPDCYGAALSIELHEALEPLAPHLAGPGRESILLQGARVALADGPYIPAEREVLATVGAALRIDSDEVARLLSAVRAP from the coding sequence GTGCTGCCAGTTCGGGGTGGGGACGGCCGGAAGCTGACGGTCTGGGGGATCCGCACCACCTGGAGCACCGTGGGGGACGGGGAGTTCTTCTGTCCCGACTGCGGTGGCGACCGCAATTACCGCCGGCGCACCGGGCGCCGCCGGTTCACCGTCCTCGGGGTGCCGCTGCTGCCCCGCGGGCAGGCGGGTCCCGTCGTCGAGTGCCAGGGCTGCCACGAGCGGTTCGGCACCGAGGTCCTGGACCACCTCACCACCACCCGCTTCTCCACGCTGCTGCGCGACGCCGTGCACACCGTGACCCTGGCCGTGCTGGCCGCCGGCGGGACGGCCTCGCGCAGCGCGCTGGAGGCCGCCGTGGGCGCCGTACGGTCCGCCGGGTTCCAGGACTGCACCGAGGAGCAGCTGGAGTCGCTCGTCGACGGGCTGGCCGCGGAGGAGGGTCGGCTCGGGCTCTACGACGGCCCCGACTGCTACGGCGCCGCGCTCTCGATCGAGCTGCACGAGGCCCTGGAGCCGCTGGCCCCGCACCTGGCCGGCCCGGGCCGTGAATCGATCCTGCTGCAGGGCGCGCGGGTCGCGCTGGCGGACGGCCCGTACATCCCCGCGGAGCGCGAGGTGCTCGCGACCGTGGGCGCGGCGCTGCGGATCGACTCGGACGAGGTCGCACGGCTGCTGTCGGCGGTCCGGGCGCCGTAG